The following nucleotide sequence is from bacterium.
CGTTGTCGTGTTCCTGGGCGGAGGCCTGTGCAGTTCCTACAACAACATGGTCAGGCTTAACAAGGACGTTGACGAGAAATGGGCGAACATCGAAACCCAGCTCACGCGCCGCAGCGATCTTATACCCAATCTCGTAGCCACCGTAAAGGCTTATGCCAAGCAGGAAGAAACCGTTCTTACCGAAGTCACACGCGCCCGGGCAGGACTCGACAACGCAAGAACCATGGAAGAGATTTCAAAAGCAAACGGAGACCTTAACCAGGCTTTATCCCGACTCATGGTTGTTGTAGAGGCTTATCCGGAGCTGAAATCGAACGAGAACTTCCTGCAGCTCCAGGCCCAGCTTGAAGGCACTGAAAACAGGATCAACTACGCAAGGATGGAGTACAATAAGTCCGTAAAATCCTACAACACGGCTATAGCCGTATTTCCGGGCTCCATTATCGCAGGAATATTCGGGTTCAAACCGCGTGAATCGTTTGAGGCAAGCGAGCGGGAACGCCAGAATCCTGACGTCAAGGATTTGTTCGAAGGTTAATCCGGAAAACCTCTCTAGTAGATTGAATAGGAAGGCCGCTTTCGAGCGGTCTTCCTTTACATCGAAATAATTGTCGAGTAACACCTCATTCTAATTCAAAAAAGGTAGGTGGTTACTTTCTAGAAGGCTGAATTGTCTGGGTCGGAAGTAACTGAGTTACTAAGTGTTCAGAGTTCCTTTATTTTCTTCCTGAGCCTTGGGTTTGTTGAAGAACAACTCAACAATCAAAAGGATTATAACGGCCACTACAACGGAGAGATCGGCCAGATTGTAAGTTGCCCAGCGCCATTTAGGAAAGCCCATGCTTATCCAGTCGACAACGTAACCCAGCCTCAATCTATCAATAAGATTGTTTCCCATTCCGCCGCCGAGAATCATACCTAAGAGAACGGTCACGAACATTTTCTGGGGTTTTGAAAGCAAGTATAGGACGAAACACATTGCAATAAGCGGGAGAAGGATGTGCATGAATTTTGGGCCGAAGGAGATGCTGAATATGCCGACTTCATTTTGCGCATATGTGAGCTTGAGAATCGGATCTATCAAGGTAATCCATGAATTTAAGGGAATGTTTCTGACGACAATCAACTTTGAAATCTGGTCAATAGCCACAATAAATACTGCAATCGCCAGCGCGATTATCCATTGTCTTGGGGGTGCCCATTTGCGCGGTTTTACGGTATCCTCGGTTTCTCCTTTTTCGGAGGCATCATTATCCCGCACATTCTTTTTCTCAGTCAAAGGCTCAGGACTCAATTCTTCGTTTCTTTTCATTTTCAGAACTCCATTTTTTGTACGGGGTTTTTATGCGGCACTATCTTAATCTGTGATGTGATCAGAATCGATGATGTAATTCAATGGATTGACAGGGGTTCCCCCTACGCGGACTTCGTAATGCAGGTGCGTGCCGGTTGTTCTTCCGCTTGCGCCCATTGCGGCAATAACCTCGCCTCGAGTTACCTGCTGTCCGGGTTTAACGTATATACCCGAAAGATGGGCATAGAAGGTTTCAATTTCATTGCCGTGGCTAAGTTCAACGCAAAGTCCGTATCCTGAACGAACGCCGGTATACTTGACTGTTCCGTTTGCCACAGCAAGTATTGGGGTTCCAGGCGCATTGGAAATATCAATACCGTTATGCATCCTGACCATTCTTGTGAACGGGTCTATCCTGTAGCCGAATCCGCTGCACTCCCATCCCTTGCAGGGCTGAATCGATGGAGTATGATCGCGCAAAGTTTCATTGTTCTTAAGGCACGTTTCTATGCTGTCAAAGCTTTCTCGTT
It contains:
- the lspA gene encoding signal peptidase II, whose protein sequence is MKRNEELSPEPLTEKKNVRDNDASEKGETEDTVKPRKWAPPRQWIIALAIAVFIVAIDQISKLIVVRNIPLNSWITLIDPILKLTYAQNEVGIFSISFGPKFMHILLPLIAMCFVLYLLSKPQKMFVTVLLGMILGGGMGNNLIDRLRLGYVVDWISMGFPKWRWATYNLADLSVVVAVIILLIVELFFNKPKAQEENKGTLNT
- a CDS encoding peptidoglycan DD-metalloendopeptidase family protein, with the protein product MLRRVNLLIDYGSQDKIVRLSLSPWLLWVVIPAFVLFIGSAVYSIISRAKIEVDRQALAQLRRENKLLEKQYNDLKNQIDSLNTTLALIGYHDLQLRVQSNMEVLPEDVRKLGIGGAEKQDPQISALREMRSAKYKNVADISEAVDELLRKAKYQRESFDSIETCLKNNETLRDHTPSIQPCKGWECSGFGYRIDPFTRMVRMHNGIDISNAPGTPILAVANGTVKYTGVRSGYGLCVELSHGNEIETFYAHLSGIYVKPGQQVTRGEVIAAMGASGRTTGTHLHYEVRVGGTPVNPLNYIIDSDHITD
- a CDS encoding LemA family protein, encoding VVVFLGGGLCSSYNNMVRLNKDVDEKWANIETQLTRRSDLIPNLVATVKAYAKQEETVLTEVTRARAGLDNARTMEEISKANGDLNQALSRLMVVVEAYPELKSNENFLQLQAQLEGTENRINYARMEYNKSVKSYNTAIAVFPGSIIAGIFGFKPRESFEASERERQNPDVKDLFEG